One Endozoicomonas gorgoniicola DNA window includes the following coding sequences:
- the avs1b gene encoding AVAST type 1 anti-phage system protease Avs1b, with protein MIDAQIKNATCKVKCGEETGTGWLVTPSIVITARHCVYEAIDDGAQIDLRFSIDGADKDSTASVLADNTDFDVCVLQLPEDIDITPIVLSEALPVEGRRFVSYGFPETKLTVSHRLEGTVSQVLDELKLKMDVDLHVDSPAALSEYKGISGAALICGGVCQGLLRIKLDLSLGAVSVCRMAAFLRENAIPIEEGAKEELCDREELVSRKSFIESFDSLVLSVTNGYAFIEGAHGIGKSTFCDSYLPLSPELDYFATYSFSSRKNRVNGMHLAQPEVFFDWLNTQVSSLLTGKAARISIKSYSELIKDTTKLLESLGGMYSSQGKTGVIFVDGLDEVAKLGEDVFLKFIGLFPTEIPTGLVLVMSGPSYTKLSSLIGGRVGSQACITMPSLMRSDVRDYCARALLSNRYSPETISIICDRAQGHPLYLRYLIDLVNEGTEDEHLDTLPLINGSIRNYYECLWSQLSVDPEVVNLLAIIARLRWGITIQQFSEILTDSERVTLVSTIERIQHLLLESNETTIYHSSFVDYLIEKTELRDPDIQQRLAQYCHNNPGSRYGKLNIIYHGLKSLEEQEVLVVSACNQEWADQCVTLGVEPDVLLGDVEGALNSAAHRGKLIDVVRLLLLAQRLQFRYDSLFALSADLVADALLALGKTQETIQHVVRYGRLIVPVHEALRIAYQLIVDKKLDEALKLLDKTEVVLEKRLSDRNPKVEDFMELFEFQIQQKILRYRAGDENAMDMLMRFHHVSMQAVTNSIQKQSDLRHILPEMNSWVLGSSICLGNRYTPLAVLRKMNPNPIPRQEIVLMRALANYQEYCFDFGLTPDQNILKQVFCDLRTLLDEAEGEPYKPQLDTVNSIISLGAPVDLVALITDKMDCQMEPVKFISADNVGMDERELHAGMSPWRLMSMLNENIPCPETEELLHENWQNGVDLICRALAWCDGAARRAKNKGNDAGLQQVWVLLESRVFNRLRITLAQRVEWSDSYSLPESVFPHIYGYLNCLITDVFPEKIGYMLEFLNERFPFQYGLYSEGFCAILITVLDRVCKHQPLDDKVEDLAWNLLLRWQEFVLKNVKNRHELIPELLALIPLFVHLGASEEAERTYQSVLALSMGPDWYKEDQLSLMTGAIDQIPEGEAFEVGVLPRIASLLEAASGEMTFQRYVRYDKAELLEILCKRGDYSKAVSYFLRQICGTAEQMLTEISEGEIDRISPLRGMRFPGGALDEQEAIHRILRHAIPSGHWALCWALLEIYQFGDRRHLSATAELYAQIIEKIDGDKVALKEITRRLRLAIETELASHQRSEFVIYLREKLPTDKLEMFKGILDEHSVSGQSQKEVLTGYVEGKSEAKNEVTRDGMVLPGVFGTQHSIQQSEAAVLRAERLLSRRNNTAAQKEASIALEHLQRGGWSIWGNLSSGATRAKNILLHKSDSADTVVKLYAPLVLNERYAERWRRADHLIGQLAGITTREERAALIQTAIEHIETIVGCDEKSQEYEFLEDSYQGSVSESLIQLLVYALNHPQWLRREKSAEMLLWLLESHPEYIPTVGPKAFAMDSTNSPDIICGVLDHLSQSHPIKLWNQLAPALNFEEVLHSCKHIGRFTVLLRIVERAVRQNGAGAVEIRDQLRRKISSPTEVVDPAMTKAGCPEWALIAEYQWGKLDAMGLATKELVEHTKKVLEDECAPLEIDIYIEVERLLAEGFRDNMEHPLGRWMAKISYALQVALFPIVSEEFFLRIEQIFRPYNPVRVDRFRISNFSSPSVAWVEALKNQNGKIIPIRGNDIYLDFLERVWIEGQWRLFRLTAFFYDHKVHATKLPQFASFSPTEQASLDGASWCDCCVGVDGTGSFFGSFTPALPSDTLMKLTRATSADINRTYWRSGRHPLSQGGGPEHEGCYLSIKANALKLIQGLQVAWVLQIDGRPLGIVEAP; from the coding sequence ATGATTGATGCTCAAATAAAAAACGCTACCTGTAAGGTTAAGTGTGGTGAAGAAACAGGGACAGGTTGGTTAGTTACACCATCGATAGTGATTACGGCACGTCATTGTGTTTATGAGGCTATTGATGACGGAGCACAAATCGACTTGCGGTTTTCCATTGATGGGGCTGATAAAGACTCTACTGCAAGTGTGTTAGCAGATAACACAGATTTTGATGTCTGTGTGCTGCAGCTTCCGGAAGATATTGATATTACACCAATTGTTTTAAGTGAGGCTTTACCAGTTGAAGGAAGGCGTTTCGTCTCATATGGATTTCCTGAAACTAAATTAACAGTTAGTCACAGATTAGAGGGTACTGTATCGCAAGTACTTGATGAGCTAAAGCTGAAAATGGACGTTGATCTCCATGTTGATTCTCCGGCAGCTCTTTCTGAATACAAAGGCATTTCAGGAGCAGCTCTTATTTGTGGTGGAGTATGCCAAGGTTTGTTGCGCATTAAGCTTGATCTGTCGTTAGGCGCAGTATCTGTGTGCAGAATGGCTGCTTTCTTACGAGAGAACGCCATTCCAATTGAAGAGGGAGCTAAGGAAGAACTATGTGATCGGGAAGAACTTGTTTCAAGAAAAAGCTTCATAGAATCGTTTGACTCCCTAGTTCTTAGTGTGACTAATGGATATGCCTTCATTGAAGGTGCTCATGGTATCGGCAAATCTACTTTTTGTGATAGTTACCTTCCTCTTAGTCCTGAATTGGATTACTTCGCTACTTACAGCTTTTCTTCTCGCAAGAATCGTGTGAACGGAATGCATTTAGCTCAGCCTGAAGTGTTTTTCGATTGGTTAAACACACAAGTCTCATCGCTCTTGACAGGAAAGGCTGCCCGAATCTCTATTAAGAGCTATTCAGAGCTCATTAAAGACACAACGAAGCTTCTTGAAAGCTTAGGGGGAATGTATTCGTCCCAAGGAAAGACTGGAGTAATCTTCGTTGATGGTTTGGACGAAGTTGCAAAGCTTGGAGAAGACGTTTTTTTAAAGTTTATAGGGCTTTTCCCAACAGAAATACCGACTGGTTTAGTGCTTGTTATGTCTGGGCCAAGCTATACAAAACTCTCTTCATTGATTGGGGGCAGAGTAGGAAGCCAAGCCTGTATCACAATGCCATCATTGATGCGCAGTGATGTTCGCGATTATTGCGCTAGAGCTTTATTATCAAACAGATATAGTCCAGAAACAATTAGTATCATTTGTGATAGAGCTCAGGGTCATCCTCTTTACCTGCGTTACCTTATTGATTTGGTTAACGAAGGAACCGAAGATGAGCATCTTGATACATTGCCATTGATTAATGGCAGCATCCGAAATTATTACGAGTGCCTATGGTCTCAACTCAGCGTGGACCCAGAGGTTGTAAATCTCTTAGCTATTATTGCGCGCTTGCGATGGGGTATTACCATACAACAATTTTCAGAGATTTTGACAGATTCAGAGCGGGTAACTCTTGTTAGTACGATTGAGCGGATTCAACATCTACTATTAGAGAGTAATGAAACGACCATTTATCACTCATCTTTTGTTGATTATCTAATCGAGAAGACAGAGTTGCGTGATCCTGATATTCAGCAACGCTTGGCTCAGTATTGTCATAATAACCCTGGCTCTCGTTATGGAAAGCTGAATATCATTTATCACGGGCTCAAGTCATTAGAGGAACAAGAAGTTTTAGTTGTCTCTGCTTGCAATCAGGAGTGGGCAGATCAATGCGTAACATTAGGTGTAGAGCCTGATGTATTGCTCGGTGATGTAGAGGGAGCACTTAATTCAGCTGCGCATAGAGGAAAACTCATAGATGTAGTGAGACTACTGTTGCTCGCTCAGCGACTACAGTTTCGCTATGACTCGCTGTTTGCACTTTCTGCCGATTTGGTTGCTGATGCATTGCTGGCGTTAGGAAAAACACAAGAAACTATTCAGCATGTAGTACGCTACGGGCGTCTAATTGTCCCCGTTCATGAGGCTTTAAGGATAGCCTATCAGTTGATTGTTGATAAAAAACTCGATGAGGCCTTGAAGCTTTTAGATAAAACTGAAGTTGTGCTAGAAAAACGGCTCAGCGATAGAAACCCAAAAGTCGAAGACTTTATGGAGCTTTTTGAATTTCAGATTCAGCAAAAGATTCTTAGATATAGAGCTGGTGATGAGAATGCTATGGATATGTTGATGCGGTTTCATCATGTGTCCATGCAAGCCGTCACTAATAGCATCCAAAAACAAAGTGATTTACGACATATCTTACCTGAAATGAATAGCTGGGTTCTTGGTAGTTCAATATGTTTGGGGAATCGGTACACCCCTTTAGCAGTGCTGCGAAAAATGAATCCGAACCCAATACCTAGGCAAGAAATCGTACTTATGCGGGCGCTTGCGAATTATCAGGAATATTGCTTTGATTTCGGCTTAACACCAGATCAGAATATTTTGAAACAAGTATTTTGTGATTTGCGAACACTGCTTGATGAAGCTGAAGGAGAGCCATATAAGCCGCAACTAGATACAGTTAATTCCATAATATCCTTAGGAGCTCCAGTTGATCTTGTGGCATTAATAACAGACAAGATGGATTGCCAGATGGAGCCTGTAAAGTTCATCTCAGCAGATAATGTTGGTATGGATGAGCGTGAGCTTCACGCAGGAATGTCGCCGTGGAGACTCATGTCTATGCTGAACGAGAACATACCTTGTCCGGAAACAGAAGAACTCCTTCATGAGAACTGGCAGAATGGTGTTGATCTAATTTGTAGAGCGCTTGCCTGGTGTGACGGTGCTGCAAGGCGAGCAAAAAATAAAGGGAACGATGCAGGCCTGCAGCAAGTTTGGGTCTTACTTGAAAGCAGAGTTTTTAATCGGTTACGAATTACGTTAGCTCAGAGAGTGGAGTGGAGTGATAGCTACTCATTACCAGAGTCAGTATTTCCACATATTTATGGATATTTAAATTGTTTAATTACAGATGTTTTTCCAGAAAAAATTGGCTATATGCTGGAGTTTCTTAATGAGCGATTTCCATTCCAATATGGTCTGTACTCTGAGGGTTTTTGCGCAATATTAATTACAGTTTTGGATAGGGTCTGTAAGCATCAGCCTTTAGACGACAAGGTTGAAGATCTTGCGTGGAATCTTCTATTGCGTTGGCAGGAATTTGTCCTGAAAAATGTCAAAAATCGGCATGAACTAATTCCTGAGTTGTTGGCTTTAATACCATTATTTGTACATCTGGGTGCATCTGAAGAGGCCGAACGTACATACCAGTCAGTTTTGGCTTTATCAATGGGGCCAGACTGGTATAAGGAGGATCAGCTCAGCCTTATGACTGGTGCTATCGATCAGATACCAGAAGGGGAAGCATTTGAGGTTGGGGTTCTACCACGAATTGCTAGCCTGCTCGAAGCTGCAAGCGGTGAGATGACCTTTCAGCGATACGTTCGATATGACAAAGCCGAACTTTTAGAGATTTTGTGTAAACGAGGAGATTACTCTAAAGCTGTTAGCTATTTTTTACGCCAAATCTGTGGAACCGCAGAGCAAATGCTTACCGAAATTTCTGAAGGTGAAATTGATCGGATTTCCCCCTTGAGAGGCATGCGTTTTCCTGGCGGAGCTCTTGATGAACAAGAGGCAATACATCGCATTCTCAGGCATGCAATACCTTCAGGCCACTGGGCATTGTGTTGGGCGCTATTGGAGATCTATCAATTTGGTGATCGACGGCATCTTAGTGCGACTGCTGAACTGTATGCACAAATAATAGAGAAAATTGACGGAGATAAAGTAGCCCTAAAAGAAATAACTCGTAGATTAAGGCTTGCCATTGAGACTGAACTTGCAAGTCATCAACGAAGTGAGTTTGTTATTTATTTGCGTGAAAAACTACCTACCGACAAGCTGGAGATGTTTAAAGGCATTTTGGACGAGCACTCAGTGTCAGGCCAGAGTCAAAAAGAGGTATTAACAGGTTACGTTGAGGGCAAAAGCGAAGCAAAGAATGAAGTAACAAGAGACGGAATGGTGCTGCCTGGTGTATTTGGTACACAACACTCTATCCAGCAGTCAGAAGCAGCAGTATTAAGAGCAGAAAGACTTCTTTCTCGTCGTAACAATACAGCAGCGCAAAAAGAAGCGAGTATAGCCCTTGAACATCTTCAACGTGGTGGCTGGTCGATATGGGGAAATCTATCCTCTGGGGCAACAAGAGCAAAAAATATACTGCTCCACAAGAGTGATTCAGCAGACACTGTTGTTAAGCTATATGCCCCTTTAGTTCTTAACGAACGCTATGCAGAGAGATGGCGTCGAGCAGATCATCTGATTGGGCAGCTTGCCGGTATTACAACTCGAGAAGAGCGTGCAGCTTTGATTCAGACGGCTATTGAGCATATTGAAACCATTGTCGGTTGTGATGAAAAGAGTCAAGAATATGAGTTCTTAGAGGACTCATACCAAGGCAGCGTATCTGAAAGCCTTATTCAGCTATTGGTTTATGCTCTCAACCATCCACAGTGGTTACGTCGAGAGAAATCTGCGGAAATGCTTCTTTGGCTTCTGGAAAGCCACCCGGAATACATTCCTACAGTAGGCCCAAAAGCCTTCGCAATGGACAGCACTAACAGCCCTGATATTATCTGCGGAGTTCTAGATCACCTGTCGCAATCGCATCCTATTAAGCTTTGGAATCAGCTTGCTCCTGCTTTGAACTTTGAGGAAGTTCTCCATTCTTGTAAGCATATTGGGCGGTTCACCGTGTTGCTTCGAATTGTAGAACGGGCTGTTCGGCAAAATGGAGCTGGTGCTGTTGAAATAAGGGATCAATTACGCAGAAAAATTTCTTCACCTACTGAGGTTGTTGACCCAGCTATGACTAAGGCTGGATGCCCTGAGTGGGCTCTAATCGCAGAATATCAATGGGGGAAACTAGATGCGATGGGGCTAGCAACAAAAGAGCTTGTTGAACATACCAAAAAGGTTCTTGAGGATGAGTGCGCTCCTTTAGAGATAGATATTTATATTGAGGTGGAGCGGCTTTTGGCGGAAGGTTTCAGAGATAATATGGAACACCCTTTGGGAAGGTGGATGGCAAAGATTAGTTATGCATTGCAAGTTGCATTGTTCCCGATTGTTTCCGAAGAATTTTTCCTGCGTATTGAACAAATATTCCGACCATACAACCCTGTTCGGGTAGATCGTTTTCGGATTTCAAACTTTTCATCACCATCTGTAGCATGGGTTGAAGCCTTGAAAAATCAGAATGGTAAAATTATCCCCATAAGGGGAAATGATATATATCTGGATTTTCTTGAACGAGTTTGGATAGAAGGTCAGTGGAGGCTATTTAGATTAACGGCTTTTTTTTATGATCATAAAGTACATGCTACTAAACTTCCACAGTTCGCAAGTTTCTCTCCGACGGAGCAAGCGTCGTTAGATGGTGCCTCTTGGTGTGATTGCTGTGTGGGGGTTGATGGAACGGGATCATTTTTTGGAAGTTTCACGCCGGCACTTCCTTCGGATACACTCATGAAACTTACAAGAGCTACAAGTGCAGATATAAACCGGACGTACTGGCGCTCGGGAAGGCATCCTTTAAGCCAAGGCGGAGGGCCAGAACATGAAGGCTGCTATCTATCTATCAAGGCTAATGCCTTGAAGTTGATTCAAGGCCTTCAAGTGGCTTGGGTTTTACAAATAGATGGAAGGCCACTTGGGATAGTGGAAGCCCCGTAA
- the avs1a gene encoding AVAST type 1 anti-phage system MBL fold metallo-hydrolase Avs1a — MLKVKMYPAGNGDAFLISSEGVNILVDGGYAQTFDKHISDDLHDLSSRGEHLDLLITTHIDADHISGIIRLLSLNGSSDSPKIVPIGNIWHNSLRSLTAKVDMKAQPSDQEVLNAVLRRGRPATANDVAEISARQGNSLASLIHQGKYLWNGGDGATRISVESIPVFTLPDGCVNLLAPTQKRLDSLLKWWKKELRRLGYEGPFGAGDVIDDAFEFMCEYSGKSTVTKPVEISANRFIDLEDMYEPDASPTNGSSIATIIELGGARVLMLADAWAEDIVQALRDLKSQGTSMIFDAIKISHHGSSRNTSPELLQLVDAPKYIVSSNGKKHGHPDIEVLAAIVDRSAPFPRTIYLNYPTPAAEYIRSYQSKSGTAFTVYDNATNWIEIKESTNK, encoded by the coding sequence ATGCTAAAAGTGAAGATGTACCCTGCTGGTAATGGCGATGCATTTTTAATCAGCTCGGAAGGGGTAAATATACTTGTCGATGGTGGCTATGCCCAAACTTTTGACAAGCACATCTCAGATGATTTACATGATCTGTCAAGTAGGGGGGAGCATCTAGATCTCCTAATCACAACTCATATCGATGCTGACCATATTTCAGGCATTATTCGTTTACTATCTCTAAACGGCTCTTCTGATTCTCCAAAAATTGTTCCCATAGGTAATATCTGGCATAACAGTTTACGGAGTTTGACCGCTAAGGTTGACATGAAAGCCCAGCCATCAGATCAAGAGGTGTTGAATGCAGTACTTAGACGAGGGCGCCCAGCTACCGCAAATGATGTAGCCGAGATCAGTGCGCGCCAAGGGAACTCCTTAGCTTCGCTAATCCATCAGGGAAAGTATCTGTGGAATGGTGGTGATGGAGCCACAAGAATTTCTGTAGAGAGCATACCAGTATTCACTTTACCTGATGGATGCGTCAATCTGCTTGCACCAACCCAGAAAAGGCTAGACAGCCTTTTAAAATGGTGGAAGAAAGAACTGCGACGATTAGGTTATGAGGGTCCATTCGGGGCAGGTGATGTAATAGATGACGCATTCGAGTTTATGTGTGAATACTCTGGTAAAAGTACAGTAACAAAGCCAGTAGAAATATCCGCTAATAGATTTATCGATCTTGAAGATATGTATGAGCCTGATGCTTCTCCAACGAATGGGAGTTCTATTGCAACCATAATTGAGCTTGGAGGCGCCCGTGTTCTTATGCTTGCTGATGCTTGGGCAGAAGATATTGTTCAAGCGCTTCGTGATCTCAAGTCTCAGGGCACCTCCATGATATTCGATGCAATTAAAATTTCCCACCATGGAAGCTCTCGAAACACTAGTCCAGAATTATTGCAGCTAGTTGATGCCCCAAAGTACATCGTATCATCCAATGGAAAAAAGCATGGACATCCTGATATTGAAGTCTTAGCCGCTATTGTAGATCGATCAGCACCTTTCCCTCGAACAATTTACCTTAATTACCCAACACCGGCTGCAGAGTATATTCGAAGCTATCAATCAAAGAGTGGCACAGCCTTCACAGTGTATGACAACGCCACAAACTGGATAGAAATCAAGGAGAGTACTAACAAATGA
- a CDS encoding site-specific integrase — protein sequence MKKLYKLIEDVQYPKIINFNLTTDEIIVGQEISQGFFSFLWPNGVPCIFVEMFLIDKSEEVKISKSDGGTVGVYASQITHLVRFCYSESKEFWELTTFDIDKFVSVLANEKDETGNNRRRNNNTIKSILSSVVIFLKWLQSNYFPNKNIIGIDTFEKRHQIKLREGRRITEKGHAVLYQYFPTKLPSSTRCPKKPVSETVIKLLWDTLAENKAYAKVNRRLQSFFSIEEQKDHIEYMHKRRELQLTLLAATGMRPQELINICVTNNRPHLEKGNILVPTLKRKKFVRLIPMDRATIIRIEVFIDIHRKKLIERLVRYGILSCAEHADDVIYLNSETGKKVKPDAAYQEFFRLTKKAGISQKNCQSMFRHRFITNMVKLHLVSFMDKNPLKSRQIMTDSDYRTILTKIAKFTGHKDVNSLFHYIDLAWDELDVFEHAFDIQNVQNKLKSVLYLVSSLKADLEIKKDAPKKHIISFVQEQLEEIENAAMLTG from the coding sequence ATGAAAAAGCTCTACAAATTAATTGAAGATGTCCAGTATCCAAAAATAATAAACTTTAATTTAACTACAGATGAAATTATTGTTGGGCAAGAAATTTCTCAAGGTTTTTTCTCATTTTTATGGCCTAATGGAGTACCGTGTATTTTCGTTGAAATGTTTTTAATTGACAAATCTGAAGAAGTTAAAATTAGCAAGTCTGATGGTGGTACTGTAGGAGTTTATGCATCTCAAATCACTCACTTGGTAAGGTTTTGCTATTCAGAATCTAAAGAGTTTTGGGAGTTAACAACTTTTGATATAGATAAATTTGTATCTGTTTTAGCAAATGAAAAGGATGAGACAGGTAACAACAGAAGAAGAAATAATAATACAATAAAGTCCATACTATCAAGTGTTGTTATTTTTTTAAAGTGGCTTCAAAGTAATTATTTTCCTAACAAGAACATTATTGGTATAGATACTTTTGAGAAGAGACATCAGATAAAACTAAGAGAGGGACGTCGTATAACAGAGAAAGGGCATGCTGTTCTTTATCAATATTTTCCTACAAAATTACCAAGCTCTACTAGGTGCCCGAAAAAACCTGTTTCAGAAACAGTCATAAAATTGCTTTGGGATACTTTAGCTGAGAATAAAGCATACGCTAAGGTTAATCGCCGATTACAATCGTTTTTTTCAATTGAGGAGCAAAAAGATCATATAGAATATATGCATAAACGTAGAGAGCTTCAACTGACTCTTCTTGCTGCCACTGGTATGCGCCCTCAAGAATTAATTAATATCTGTGTTACAAATAATCGACCTCACTTAGAAAAGGGTAATATTCTTGTGCCAACTTTAAAAAGAAAAAAATTTGTCCGCCTTATACCTATGGATCGTGCCACTATAATCCGCATTGAAGTATTTATTGATATTCATCGAAAAAAATTAATTGAAAGGCTTGTTCGATATGGCATTCTTTCCTGTGCCGAGCATGCCGATGATGTGATTTATTTAAACTCAGAGACTGGGAAAAAGGTAAAACCTGATGCTGCTTATCAAGAGTTTTTCCGACTGACAAAAAAAGCCGGAATATCTCAAAAAAACTGCCAAAGTATGTTCAGACATCGCTTTATCACCAATATGGTTAAATTACATCTAGTATCATTCATGGATAAAAATCCTCTAAAGTCTCGTCAAATAATGACAGATAGTGACTATAGGACGATCCTGACTAAAATTGCAAAATTCACAGGTCATAAGGATGTTAATTCACTTTTTCATTATATTGATCTGGCGTGGGATGAATTAGATGTTTTTGAACATGCTTTTGATATCCAGAATGTTCAAAATAAACTAAAATCGGTTTTGTACCTTGTAAGCTCGCTGAAAGCAGATTTAGAGATAAAGAAAGATGCTCCCAAAAAGCACATCATTAGCTTTGTACAAGAGCAATTAGAAGAAATAGAAAATGCGGCAATGTTGACCGGCTAA
- a CDS encoding IS66 family transposase, protein MHLPDSLFSSTDNEQLRSFVKNLLDTVEKQSVQIERQRVQIEQLVEENEQLRAEIRHLKKHKGKPKIRPNVSDKGDDQEDSSSAEDTDQAAGKSDTDRPPKSKRPRSQEAGETAAPPMTVDREEICSIAAPGENWRFKCYIDFFHTELDLRFVTTRYRREYYTTPEGGVSAPLPDHVKDRFGDNLKAHLLDFYHSCSTTQPLLLSWLHDHGCSISEGSLSNILTKGHDIFHQEKEELLEAGLTCSDYLQADDTGARHQGKNGYCLFIGNPYFSYFHSSDSKSRINFLGCLQGQQRLYLLNDVAIDYMENQVDVSKKWITALSECGEKRFSTEEEWESFLNSIGCAAPQQRRWATEGVLKAALMLNHRLENLIIHSDGARQFDTAFQHSLCWYHAGRNMDKLIPANDLERAARDTVQDQYWCLYDDIEAYQKKPTDKEKQKLYQEFDRWVTQRVDYPALQAELGKLMVVREELLLVLEYPWLPLHNNLSERQIREYVKRRKVSGGTRSKLGRKCRDTFASLKKTCKQHGVSFANYLRDRLTGTNLIPQLGHLILKASGYQETVLANGI, encoded by the coding sequence ATGCACCTGCCTGACTCACTATTCTCCAGTACAGACAATGAACAGTTGCGTTCATTCGTCAAAAACCTTCTCGACACGGTCGAGAAGCAATCTGTGCAAATTGAAAGGCAGCGCGTTCAGATCGAACAGCTGGTCGAAGAGAACGAACAGCTTCGAGCAGAAATTCGCCACCTGAAGAAGCACAAGGGCAAGCCTAAAATCAGGCCTAATGTCTCGGACAAGGGCGATGATCAGGAAGACAGCTCTTCTGCGGAAGACACTGATCAGGCTGCCGGGAAAAGTGACACTGATCGTCCGCCGAAAAGTAAACGACCACGATCACAAGAAGCCGGTGAAACCGCTGCACCACCAATGACTGTTGACCGAGAGGAAATCTGTTCAATCGCTGCTCCCGGTGAGAACTGGCGCTTCAAGTGCTATATCGACTTTTTCCATACTGAGCTGGACTTGCGTTTTGTCACTACTCGCTACAGGCGTGAGTATTACACAACTCCGGAAGGCGGGGTGTCAGCCCCGCTACCTGATCATGTGAAAGACCGTTTTGGCGACAACCTGAAAGCCCATCTGCTGGATTTTTATCATTCATGCAGTACGACACAGCCACTACTGCTATCTTGGCTGCACGACCATGGATGCTCAATATCAGAAGGTTCCCTGAGCAACATCCTGACGAAAGGCCATGATATTTTCCACCAGGAAAAAGAAGAATTGCTGGAAGCAGGGCTGACTTGCTCTGATTATCTCCAGGCCGACGACACAGGTGCTCGCCACCAAGGAAAAAACGGCTACTGCCTGTTTATCGGCAACCCTTATTTTTCCTACTTCCATAGCAGCGACAGTAAGAGCAGGATTAATTTCCTGGGCTGTCTGCAAGGGCAGCAGCGGCTTTATCTTCTCAACGACGTTGCCATTGACTACATGGAGAATCAGGTTGATGTGTCGAAGAAGTGGATCACTGCGCTATCCGAATGCGGCGAGAAGCGTTTCTCAACAGAAGAAGAGTGGGAGAGCTTCCTTAACAGCATTGGTTGTGCTGCCCCGCAACAAAGGCGCTGGGCGACAGAGGGTGTTTTAAAGGCCGCATTGATGCTCAATCATCGCCTTGAGAACCTGATTATCCATAGCGATGGAGCCCGGCAGTTTGATACAGCCTTTCAGCATTCGCTGTGTTGGTACCATGCGGGAAGAAACATGGACAAGCTGATACCGGCCAATGACCTGGAACGAGCCGCCCGTGACACCGTGCAGGATCAGTACTGGTGCCTCTACGACGACATTGAGGCCTACCAGAAAAAACCAACGGACAAGGAGAAACAGAAGCTCTACCAGGAGTTTGATCGTTGGGTAACACAGCGGGTTGACTACCCTGCCTTGCAGGCTGAGTTGGGCAAACTGATGGTTGTCAGGGAAGAGCTGTTATTGGTTCTTGAGTATCCGTGGCTGCCACTGCACAACAACCTGAGCGAGAGGCAGATCAGAGAGTATGTGAAACGGCGAAAGGTTAGCGGTGGTACCCGGAGTAAACTTGGGAGGAAATGCCGCGACACCTTTGCCAGTTTGAAAAAGACCTGTAAACAACACGGGGTGTCCTTTGCCAACTATCTCAGGGACAGGCTGACTGGAACCAATCTGATTCCGCAGCTGGGGCATCTCATCCTGAAGGCATCAGGCTATCAGGAAACGGTTCTTGCCAATGGAATATGA
- a CDS encoding HsdR family type I site-specific deoxyribonuclease, translating into MTIFRVRNCFVQKFQERDGKPIKAAAKEAEADNEDNQTRVRRVLEDGKFYICEDQNVNYGLLNADGTARPNQWVEQSREAVDFQVLSTKPNFYVLVDEAHRSQYGFLAAFMRASLPNARFIAFTGTPLFKEDKNTLNAFMGKGGSGDYIDTYRLDEAVADGATLPIKYQEGMTDLTVDPELDTAFGDVFGQEDEARQKQLKQALLKKRRTAQDRIDENAQHLVPHFLTSVKAKGFKGLLVCDGRDMTVRYKDTLDAIMAERTKAGQDTFESRVVISLGGITENKTGVNEAQAA; encoded by the coding sequence TTGACAATATTTCGTGTTCGGAATTGTTTCGTCCAGAAATTTCAGGAACGGGATGGCAAGCCCATCAAGGCTGCCGCCAAAGAGGCAGAAGCCGACAACGAAGACAACCAGACCCGTGTCCGACGGGTGCTTGAAGATGGCAAGTTCTATATCTGCGAAGACCAGAACGTCAACTATGGCCTGCTCAATGCCGACGGCACTGCCAGACCAAACCAATGGGTGGAACAAAGTCGGGAGGCGGTGGACTTTCAGGTGTTATCCACCAAACCCAACTTTTATGTTCTGGTGGATGAAGCCCACCGCAGCCAGTACGGGTTTCTGGCGGCCTTTATGCGGGCCAGCCTGCCCAACGCCAGGTTTATCGCCTTTACCGGCACACCGCTGTTCAAGGAAGACAAGAACACGCTCAATGCTTTTATGGGAAAGGGTGGTAGCGGCGACTACATCGACACCTACCGGCTGGATGAAGCCGTTGCCGATGGTGCCACGCTGCCCATTAAGTACCAGGAAGGCATGACCGACCTGACCGTTGACCCGGAGCTGGATACCGCTTTTGGTGATGTGTTCGGTCAGGAAGACGAAGCCCGTCAGAAGCAGCTGAAACAGGCACTACTCAAAAAACGCCGCACCGCCCAGGATCGTATTGATGAGAACGCCCAACATCTGGTGCCGCATTTCCTGACCAGCGTCAAAGCCAAAGGGTTTAAAGGGTTGCTGGTGTGTGATGGCCGGGATATGACGGTACGCTACAAAGACACGCTGGACGCCATCATGGCAGAACGGACAAAAGCTGGACAGGACACCTTTGAAAGCCGGGTGGTGATTTCACTGGGGGGCATTACCGAGAACAAGACCGGCGTGAATGAAGCGCAGGCGGCTTAG